Genomic segment of Sphingomicrobium marinum:
ATGGAACCTGCCATGAAATCTTTGAGCGGCATGGTGCTGGCGGTAATGCTGGCGCTGGGTGCGAGCGCGGCCCACGCGCAGCAGCCCACGAATACGGTAGAAGCCATTCCCCCCGGCGGCGCGGACCTGAGCCCGTCGGTGGGGCCTGACGACCTGCGCGATTTTTCATTGGGCGGCGATCAGCCCGCGCAGCAACAGCCGGCGCCCGCACCTTCGACCCGACCAACAGCTACGCCGCCCGCCGCGCGGCCTGCACCGACGCGACCGGCCCCCACGCAGCCGAGCGCGCCAGCGCCAAGCCAGACGCAAGCGCCGCCGCCCGCAGTCACGGCACCGCCATCGGCGCAGGGGCAGGTAGAACCTGAAGTTATCGACCGCGCGGATGAAAGTACGACGCTGTCGCCCTTGCCGCCGATATCGGAAGCGCCGATCGATGCTGCCGATCAGCCGACCCGGACGATCCGCTTGCCGGGCGATGCCGCCGCGGAAGAGACCCCGTGGTGGCCGTGGGCGCTGGGGCTGGCCGCGCTGCTGGGCGGGGCGTTCTTCCTGTTGCGCCAGCGCCAGCAAAAGGCTGCATTTGCGGGTGTGCCGGTCGAGGAGACCCCTGCGGCGCCGTCGCCGGAGCCAGCGCCTGCGCCGACGTCAAAACCTGCGCTCGCGCCCGCTGCAATTGCCGATGCAAAGAAACCCGAATTTGCGATCGACTTCGCGCCGATCCGCGCCAGCCTGTCGGAGAACGAATTCGTCATCGATTATGCGATGACGCTCTCGAACAAGGGCGAAGCGATGGCGCGCGACGTGTCGATCGATGTCGCCATCGTGATGGCCGGGCATGAGCAAGAAGAGCGGATCGGCAAGTTCGTTTCTCATCCGCCGGCAGATCGCACCATCGCGGTGCAGGCGTTGAACAGCTTCGGGCAGGCCCCGCTGCGCGGATCGGTGCGGTTGTCTGGCCCCGATCTGACCGCGATCAATGTCGACGGTCGCCAGCTGATCCTGCCGACGCTGGTTTTCCTGCCCCGCCACCGCGACGGCAAGGCCGATCCGATCCGCTTCGTCGTTGGGCGCAAGCCGCAGGGCAGCGACAAGCTTGCCCCGATGCGCGGCGATCTGGGCCCGCGCGTCTGGCGCGATCTGGAAGCGCGGCGCGCCTAGCCCAAGGGCGGCGCGTTGTAGCTGTGCCAGGCGAGGATGGCGGCGGCCCCGCGATGCGGTGACCATGGCTCGGCCCATTCGCGCACCAGCTTTTCGGGCGGGCGTTCTTCGCGGTTCAGGAGACGCCCCAGCTCGACCTGCACGGCAAGGTCGCCCGCCGGGAAGACATTCTTGCGGCCTTCCGAAAAGAGCAGGTATATTTCCGCCGACCAGCGGCCGATGCCCTTGATCTTGGTAAGCTCGGCGATCGCCTCTTCATCGTCTTCGGGCAGGCTCTGGAAGCAGACGTCGCCGGCGCGCACGAGCGAGGCGAGGCTGCGGCAATAGCCGGCTTTCTGGCGCGACAGTCCGGCCTCGCGCATCGCGTCGTCATCGGCGACGCACATCGCATCGAGATCGGGATCGGCGCCGAACTTGTTTTCTAGCTTGTTCCACATTGAATTTGCAGCGGCGACGCTGACCTGCTGGCCGACGATCGTGCGCAGCAAGGTGATATGCCCCGTGGGGCGAACGCGGGGTTCGGGGCGGCCATAGGTTTCCATCGCCCGCGCGAAGGCGGGTTCGACGCTGGCGATATAATCGAGGCTGTCGTCGAGGCTCGTCTGCGTGGTGACCATCAGGCGATGCTCGCGGCGTAAAGCGCCACGGCGGCGGCGTTGGAAACGTTGAGGCTTTCCATCTGGTCGGTGATGGGCAGCTTGGCGAGCGCATCGCAATGATCGCGTACATTGGCGCGCATGCCGGGGCCTTCGGCGCCCAGCACCAGCGCGACTTTTTGGGGCCCGAGCGCTTCGGCAAGCGTCGCGTCGGCTTCACCGGCAAGCCCGATGCGCCAGAAACCGGCTTCGGCCATTTCATCCATCGCGCGGGCGAGGTTAACGACACGGACCCACGGCACGGTTTCCAGCGCGCCGCTTGCAGCCTTGGCGAGCGCACCGCCTTCGGGCGGGGCGTGGCGGTCTTGGGTAACGATGGCG
This window contains:
- a CDS encoding DNA-3-methyladenine glycosylase family protein, whose product is MVTTQTSLDDSLDYIASVEPAFARAMETYGRPEPRVRPTGHITLLRTIVGQQVSVAAANSMWNKLENKFGADPDLDAMCVADDDAMREAGLSRQKAGYCRSLASLVRAGDVCFQSLPEDDEEAIAELTKIKGIGRWSAEIYLLFSEGRKNVFPAGDLAVQVELGRLLNREERPPEKLVREWAEPWSPHRGAAAILAWHSYNAPPLG